Within the Micromonospora citrea genome, the region CGGGCCGACGGCCACGCCCGCCGGGCCGACGGGCGCAGGCGCCGAGCAGACGGGCGCGGGCGCCGCGCAGACGGCCACGCCCGCCGAGCAGACGGGCGCGGACGCCGGGTCGGCAGGCCCGGGCGCGGGCACCGGAACGGCGGGCCCGGACGCGGGCGTCGAGGAGGTGTCGAGATGAGCATGTCCCCGGTGGAGGGCGTGGCGCTTGCCGAGATCGAGTCGGGCGGCGACGCCGACGCGCCGAAGGAGAAGGGCTTCGTCGGCCGCTCGCCCGGCCAACTCGCCTGGATCAGGCTGCGCCGCGACCGCACGGCGATGGTCAGCGGGGTGATGCTGGTCTTCTTCGTGCTGGTGGCGCTCGCCGCGCCGCTGATCGAGATGCTCTACGGGATCAGCCCGCGCGACCAGTTCCAGAGCAAGCTGGACGGCTTCGGCATGCCGCTCGGCTACGCCGGTGGCGTGTCGGGTGAGCACTTCTTCGGGCTGGAGCCCAACCTCGGCCGGGACATCTTCATCCGGCTGGTCTACGGCCTGCGTACCTCACTGCTCATCGCCTTCGCGGCGGCGGTCATCACGGCGGCGCTCGGCATCGCGCTCGGCGCCCTCGCCGGCTACCTGGGCGGCTGGCTCGACGCGGTGATCAACTGGGTCACCGACCTGACGCTGGCCATGCCGTTCCTGGTCATCGCGCTCGCCCTGACGCCGACCCTGACGCTGCGCTTCTACGGCGAGCGGGACGCGGTCGACCCGGCCTTCGGGGTCGGGGTGCTGATCGCCGTCTTCGCGATCTTCGGCTGGACCAGCACGGCCCGGCTGGTACGCGGTCAGGTGATCGCGCTGCGCGAGCGGGAGTTCGTGGAGGCCGCGAAGGCCAGCGGCGCGGGGCTGGGACACATGCTCTTCCGGCAGCTGCTGCCGAACATCTGGGCGCCGATCCTGGTGTCGTTCTCGCTGGCGGTGCCGCAGTTCATCACCAGCGAGGCGGCGCTGTCGTTCATCGGCGTCGGTCTGACCGAGGAGACCCCGAGCTTCGGCCGGATGATCTACCAGAGCCTGGACTATCTCCAGACCGACCCGGCGTTCGTGTTCTTCCCCGGCATCACGATCTTCGCGCTCGTGTTCGCGTTCAACCTCTTCGGCGACGCGCTGCGCGACGCGCTCGACCCGAAGTCGTCCCGGTAGGGGTGTCCGATGGCGCGCTTCCTGATCAAGCGGATCTTCTCCGCGGTGCTCACCCTGTTCGCGGTGAGCGTGCTGACCTTCCTGATGTTCTTCGCGCTGCCCCGCGACCCGGTCAGCGGCATGTGCCCGAAGAACTGCAACCCCGAGCGGCTGGAGCGGGTCCGCCAGGAGTTGGGCCTGCGTGACCCGCTGATCACCCAGTACGCCGGCTACATGAAGGGCATCTTCACCGGCCGGGACCTGGGCAGCGCCCAGGGCGGCCGGTGCGACGCGCCCTGCCTGGGCTGGTCGTACGTGAACAACGAGGCGGTGCTGGACACCATCACCCGGGTCCTCCCGGTGACGCTGAGCATCGTGATCCCGGCGGCGATCCTCTGGCTGCTGCTCGGCGTCGGCCTCGGCATGGTCTCGGCGCTGCGCCGGGGCACCTGGCTGGACCGTGCCGCGATCGGCTTCTCGCTGACCGGCGCCTCGCTCCAGCTCTACTTCGTCGGCGCGGTGCTGCTGATGGTCTTCGTCTACAACCTGCGCCTGCTGCCGGTGCCGAGCTACACGTCGATCTTCGACGATCCGGTGAAGTGGGCCAGCGGGCTGGTGCTCGCCTGGGTCGCGCTGGCCTTCCTCTTCTCCGCGATCTACGCCCGCTTGTCGCGGGCGCAGATGCTGGAGACGCTGTCGGAGGACTTCGTCCGCACGGCCCGCGCGAAGGGCCTGGCGAAACCGAAGGTGTACGGGCGGCACGCGCTGCGCGCCGCGATCACCCCCGTGGTCACCATCGCCGGCCTGGACGTCGGGGCGGCGCTGGGCGGCACGGTGATCACGGAGACCACCTTCGGCATCCAGGGGCTGGGGCGGACCGCGGTGGAGGCGGTGCGCGCCGGCGACCTGCCCACCATCATGGCGACCGTGCTCATCTCGGCGGTCTTCGTGGTGCTCGCCAACGTGCTGGTCGACCTGCTCTACGCCGCCATCGACCCCCGCGTGCGGCTGGGCTGAGCGCTTGCCCCGGCGGCGACGCCGAGGCGGGTGTCCGCCGGTCGGACGACGGTGAAATTTATCGACAACTGTTACACAACTCGTAGGTTTTCTTCTTTACGATCCTCGGGACGTCGGCGTTCACGCCCGGCGGCACCTGGGTGGAGGAGGTAGGAGATGCGACCACGCGTGGCGGCCGCCGCAGGCGGCGCGATCGCACTGGTTGTGGCATTGGGTGCGTGCTCGGAGAACACGGGCGAGGGCACCACGGTGGACACCAACCGGCAGCAGACCGGGGTCATCGCGAGCGACCCGAAGGACTCGATGGGTCCGGCGGCCGAGGTGCCGGGCGCCCAGAAGGGCGGCACGCTCACCATCATCCGGGAGACCCCCATCTCCCACCTGGACCCGCAGCGGACGTACTCGTTCGCCGGCCTGATGGCCTCGCCGCTGTTCTCCCGTTACCTGACCACGTGGAAGGACGACGGCAAGGGCGGCCTGGTCCTCGTCGGCGACCTGGCCGAGACGCCGGGCACCAACGTCAACAACGACTGCAAGGTCTGGGAGTTCAAGCTCAAGGACGGGGTCAAGTTCGAGGACGGCCGGCCGATCACCTCCAAGGAGGTCGCGTACGGCATCGCCCGCTCCTTCGACCCGGACCTGTCGGGCGGCCCGACCTACATCCAGGAGTGGCTGGCCGACAGCCCGCAGTTCGACACCAAGTGGGACTTCAAGAAGAACAAGACCTCGCTGCCCCCGGGCCTGACCACCCCGGACGCGAAGACCCTGCGCTTCGAGTTCGCCAAGCCGCGCTGTGACCTGCCGTTCGCGGCCTCGCTGCCGACCACCGCGCCGCTGCCCGCCGACAAGGACACCGGCG harbors:
- a CDS encoding ABC transporter permease, which gives rise to MARFLIKRIFSAVLTLFAVSVLTFLMFFALPRDPVSGMCPKNCNPERLERVRQELGLRDPLITQYAGYMKGIFTGRDLGSAQGGRCDAPCLGWSYVNNEAVLDTITRVLPVTLSIVIPAAILWLLLGVGLGMVSALRRGTWLDRAAIGFSLTGASLQLYFVGAVLLMVFVYNLRLLPVPSYTSIFDDPVKWASGLVLAWVALAFLFSAIYARLSRAQMLETLSEDFVRTARAKGLAKPKVYGRHALRAAITPVVTIAGLDVGAALGGTVITETTFGIQGLGRTAVEAVRAGDLPTIMATVLISAVFVVLANVLVDLLYAAIDPRVRLG
- a CDS encoding ABC transporter permease, with the translated sequence MSMSPVEGVALAEIESGGDADAPKEKGFVGRSPGQLAWIRLRRDRTAMVSGVMLVFFVLVALAAPLIEMLYGISPRDQFQSKLDGFGMPLGYAGGVSGEHFFGLEPNLGRDIFIRLVYGLRTSLLIAFAAAVITAALGIALGALAGYLGGWLDAVINWVTDLTLAMPFLVIALALTPTLTLRFYGERDAVDPAFGVGVLIAVFAIFGWTSTARLVRGQVIALREREFVEAAKASGAGLGHMLFRQLLPNIWAPILVSFSLAVPQFITSEAALSFIGVGLTEETPSFGRMIYQSLDYLQTDPAFVFFPGITIFALVFAFNLFGDALRDALDPKSSR